From a single Methanofollis sp. W23 genomic region:
- a CDS encoding prephenate dehydrogenase/arogenate dehydrogenase family protein, producing MRLGIIGGTGGMGTFFARVFREAGWEVLISGPATALTNIDLARTADVVMVSVPIKKTMAVIEEIAPHLRDDQVLCDLTSLKAAPVAAMLRTRAAVLGLHPMFGPTTPTLAGQTVVACPARINPDQADLLLDALKAGGARVIEMDPAAHDQLMAVVQGLTHYTTLTLAGTMRRLGVDLDTLLAVTSPVYRTEMALVGRLLGQDPALYAAILQENPAMPAALDAFREAAAEAERAVRDGEKEFVDLFARDAAFFSAYIEEATEESEALVQCLATR from the coding sequence ATGCGTCTCGGGATCATCGGCGGAACCGGCGGGATGGGCACTTTCTTTGCCAGGGTCTTTCGGGAGGCCGGGTGGGAGGTGCTCATCTCAGGCCCGGCGACCGCCCTCACCAATATCGACCTCGCCCGGACCGCAGACGTGGTGATGGTCTCGGTCCCGATCAAAAAGACCATGGCGGTCATCGAGGAGATCGCTCCCCACCTCAGGGACGACCAGGTCCTCTGCGACCTCACCTCGCTCAAGGCGGCGCCGGTGGCGGCGATGCTCAGGACCAGGGCCGCCGTCCTCGGGCTCCACCCGATGTTCGGCCCCACCACCCCCACCCTTGCCGGCCAGACGGTCGTCGCCTGCCCGGCGAGGATCAATCCTGACCAGGCCGACCTGCTCCTCGACGCCCTCAAGGCCGGCGGGGCCAGGGTCATCGAGATGGACCCGGCGGCGCACGACCAACTGATGGCCGTCGTCCAGGGATTGACTCACTACACCACCCTCACCCTTGCCGGGACGATGCGGAGACTCGGTGTCGACCTCGACACCCTCCTGGCCGTGACCAGTCCGGTGTACAGGACCGAGATGGCCCTGGTCGGCCGTCTCCTCGGGCAGGATCCCGCGCTCTACGCCGCCATCCTCCAGGAGAACCCGGCTATGCCGGCGGCCCTCGACGCCTTCAGGGAAGCCGCGGCAGAGGCCGAACGCGCGGTGCGGGACGGCGAGAAGGAGTTTGTCGACCTCTTTGCCAGGGACGCGGCGTTCTTCTCGGCATATATCGAGGAAGCGACCGAAGAATCGGAGGCGCTGGTGCAATGTCTCGCCACACGCTGA
- a CDS encoding 3-dehydroquinate synthase II has product MTHFWVDVRPWRTDLATAAIEAGAGALVVEAAEDARALGRVTTVAPDGDLVPGTDVLFVEVTPDTPPLPVAGETLLVVSTPDWTVIPLENLVAVSDQIIAVVHTAEEAALALGILEKGVAGVLLSTDDATEVGRVAAAVAARTPALALEEFTVTGVRQIGMGDRTCIDTCSLLAEGQGMLVGNTSSAFFLVLAETAENPYVSPRPFRVNAGAVHAYLLGPDGRTAYLSEVRAGDGVLVADGEGVTEEAAVGRVKTERRPLLLVEAKTAADRPAGIVLQNAETVRLLGPDGPVSVAALREGDVVLGLSMTAGRHFGMAVGETITET; this is encoded by the coding sequence ATGACCCATTTCTGGGTGGACGTCCGTCCCTGGCGGACCGACCTGGCCACCGCGGCGATCGAAGCCGGGGCCGGAGCCCTTGTCGTCGAGGCCGCCGAAGACGCCCGCGCCCTCGGACGGGTGACCACCGTCGCCCCTGACGGCGACCTGGTGCCGGGAACCGACGTCCTCTTCGTCGAGGTGACGCCAGATACCCCGCCCCTCCCGGTCGCTGGCGAGACGCTTCTCGTCGTCTCCACCCCTGACTGGACGGTGATCCCGCTGGAGAACCTGGTCGCGGTCTCAGACCAGATCATCGCCGTGGTCCATACTGCCGAGGAGGCCGCCCTCGCCCTCGGCATCCTGGAGAAGGGAGTTGCTGGGGTGCTCCTCAGCACCGACGACGCAACCGAGGTCGGGCGGGTGGCCGCCGCCGTCGCCGCAAGGACGCCGGCCCTCGCCCTCGAAGAATTCACCGTCACAGGGGTCCGCCAGATCGGGATGGGCGACCGCACCTGCATCGACACCTGCTCGCTCCTGGCCGAGGGGCAGGGGATGCTCGTCGGCAACACCTCCTCCGCCTTCTTCCTGGTCCTGGCCGAGACGGCCGAGAACCCCTACGTCTCCCCCAGGCCCTTCAGGGTGAATGCCGGGGCGGTCCATGCCTACCTCCTCGGGCCAGACGGGAGGACCGCGTACCTTTCCGAGGTACGGGCCGGCGATGGCGTGCTCGTCGCCGACGGCGAGGGGGTTACCGAAGAGGCGGCGGTCGGCAGGGTGAAGACCGAGCGCCGGCCTCTCCTCCTGGTGGAGGCGAAGACCGCGGCCGACAGACCGGCCGGGATCGTCCTCCAGAACGCCGAGACTGTCCGCCTCCTCGGCCCTGACGGTCCGGTCTCGGTCGCCGCCCTCCGGGAAGGCGACGTGGTCCTCGGCCTCTCGATGACCGCCGGACGCCACTTTGGGATGGCGGTCGGGGAGACGATCACGGAGACCTGA
- a CDS encoding peptidase M50, giving the protein MLERIPRRERRDLLVAWAAIAVAFTFLYLRDSVDLVWLLIIFVFSLLTVGIGFVFHELAHKFAAMHFGYWAEFRKDNIMLLMAVLLAALVGVVFAAPGATMVYGATTRRENGVISAAGPATNLVLCAIFAGIYFVGASLSPWVMILGMMGVQINAMLAAFNMLPVSVLDGKKVLDWDKGIFAVLFVASFGAVIAALTFL; this is encoded by the coding sequence ATGCTTGAGAGAATCCCGCGGCGCGAACGGCGGGACCTGCTCGTGGCCTGGGCGGCGATCGCCGTCGCCTTCACCTTTCTCTACCTCCGGGACTCTGTCGATCTGGTGTGGCTCCTGATCATCTTTGTCTTCTCCCTCCTCACCGTCGGGATCGGTTTTGTCTTCCACGAGCTCGCCCACAAGTTCGCCGCGATGCACTTCGGCTACTGGGCCGAGTTCAGGAAAGACAACATCATGCTCCTGATGGCGGTGCTCCTCGCCGCCCTTGTCGGCGTCGTCTTCGCTGCGCCTGGCGCCACCATGGTCTACGGCGCCACGACCAGACGGGAGAACGGTGTCATCTCGGCCGCCGGGCCTGCGACCAACCTCGTGCTCTGCGCCATCTTTGCCGGCATCTACTTTGTGGGGGCGAGCCTTTCCCCCTGGGTCATGATCCTCGGGATGATGGGCGTTCAGATCAACGCCATGCTTGCCGCCTTCAACATGCTCCCGGTGAGCGTGCTCGACGGGAAAAAAGTGTTGGACTGGGACAAAGGGATCTTTGCCGTCCTCTTCGTCGCCTCGTTTGGGGCGGTCATCGCCGCACTGACTTTCCTGTAG
- a CDS encoding type I 3-dehydroquinate dehydratase, which yields MKIVVSLASPAEIPKAVALGADLIELRLDLMSDDLSSVMAGTGGQCTLPIIATLRSREEGGAFTGDAEEWFSTIQPFLDLVDYVDVERKFRKFARMIHYQPLQVVASAHIKYMPSPDDLKAIERDLREYGDVPKIAVTPSSPRDLLDFLEFTLEAERPLVTTVMGEEFRYARTFLPFFGSEWVYCHIGTPTAKGQYDIRELEHLQELLTYR from the coding sequence ATGAAGATCGTTGTCTCGCTGGCGAGCCCGGCCGAGATCCCGAAGGCGGTGGCCCTGGGTGCGGACCTCATCGAGCTGCGGCTCGACCTCATGAGCGATGACCTTTCCTCGGTGATGGCAGGGACCGGGGGGCAGTGCACCCTCCCGATCATCGCCACCCTCAGGAGCAGAGAGGAAGGCGGCGCCTTCACCGGTGATGCAGAAGAATGGTTCTCGACCATCCAGCCTTTCCTGGACCTGGTGGACTATGTGGACGTGGAGCGGAAGTTCAGGAAGTTTGCCAGGATGATCCACTACCAGCCTCTCCAGGTCGTCGCCTCGGCGCATATCAAATACATGCCCTCACCAGATGATCTCAAGGCGATCGAGCGAGACCTGAGAGAATACGGCGATGTCCCCAAGATCGCCGTCACCCCGTCGTCACCCAGGGACCTCCTGGACTTCCTCGAATTCACCCTTGAAGCCGAGAGACCCCTGGTGACGACGGTGATGGGCGAGGAGTTCAGGTATGCCAGGACCTTCCTCCCCTTCTTCGGGTCAGAATGGGTCTACTGCCATATCGGCACGCCGACAGCGAAGGGGCAGTACGACATCAGGGAACTCGAACACCTCCAGGAGTTGCTCACCTATCGGTGA
- a CDS encoding flavodoxin family protein — protein MTVKVLGISGSPHRHGNTETLLDAFLGGADEAGGEVEKVVLRELRYSACRGCNACHTHGICVVRDDLTGLFKKILAADVLALASPIYSMGITADLKGLIDRAQFLWARKFVIRDLYYSDEHIRAHKGVFISTAGQSWDHVFDSAYPMVTAFFHGTGFEYYDNVIANNMDEFGGIHGHPTALAEAKEKGREVIEEVTAIQTTGKSVRR, from the coding sequence ATGACTGTTAAGGTGCTCGGGATCTCGGGGAGTCCGCACAGGCACGGGAACACCGAGACCCTCCTTGACGCCTTTCTGGGAGGTGCCGACGAGGCGGGCGGCGAGGTCGAGAAGGTGGTGCTCAGGGAACTGAGGTACTCGGCCTGCCGCGGGTGCAATGCCTGCCATACCCATGGGATCTGTGTGGTCAGGGACGACCTTACCGGGCTCTTCAAGAAGATCCTCGCCGCCGATGTCCTGGCCCTCGCCTCCCCGATCTACTCGATGGGGATCACCGCCGACCTGAAGGGGCTCATCGACCGGGCGCAGTTTCTCTGGGCACGTAAGTTCGTGATCAGGGATCTCTACTACTCAGACGAACATATACGGGCGCACAAGGGTGTCTTCATCTCGACGGCCGGGCAGAGCTGGGACCATGTCTTTGACTCGGCCTATCCGATGGTGACGGCGTTCTTCCATGGGACGGGGTTTGAGTATTATGACAATGTCATCGCAAACAACATGGACGAGTTTGGAGGGATCCATGGGCACCCGACCGCACTGGCCGAGGCAAAAGAGAAAGGAAGGGAGGTGATCGAGGAGGTGACCGCCATCCAGACTACAGGAAAGTCAGTGCGGCGATGA
- a CDS encoding carboxymuconolactone decarboxylase family protein: MTDIATYLKEVQQTNAEIAEFDPEVWDTFLPMVRSISKEGAIPAKYKEIMMIALAVADHCPFCIAMHTKIAIKAGATRQEIMEGALTAIPMGGGPAMAYMRYVIDACDEFEAP, encoded by the coding sequence ATGACCGACATTGCCACATATCTCAAAGAGGTCCAGCAGACCAACGCCGAGATCGCCGAGTTCGACCCTGAGGTCTGGGACACCTTCCTCCCGATGGTCAGGAGTATCTCGAAAGAAGGGGCGATCCCGGCAAAGTACAAAGAGATCATGATGATCGCCCTCGCTGTCGCCGATCACTGTCCCTTCTGCATCGCGATGCACACCAAGATCGCCATCAAGGCCGGGGCGACGCGCCAGGAGATCATGGAAGGCGCCCTCACCGCAATCCCGATGGGAGGCGGGCCTGCGATGGCATATATGCGCTATGTGATCGATGCCTGCGACGAGTTCGAGGCACCATAA
- a CDS encoding chorismate mutase, whose protein sequence is MTIEEVRREIDRIDAGIIDLIAARQAAAVRMAHEKYLAGAAVRDEARREALLEGIFETAVEKQVDPVQVRRIFEILIEMSEERQREWSGEGNLP, encoded by the coding sequence ATGACGATCGAGGAGGTCAGACGGGAGATCGACCGGATCGACGCCGGGATCATCGATCTCATCGCGGCGCGGCAGGCGGCGGCGGTGAGAATGGCCCACGAGAAGTACCTGGCCGGGGCGGCAGTGCGGGACGAGGCACGGCGGGAGGCGCTGCTGGAAGGGATCTTTGAGACGGCGGTGGAGAAGCAGGTCGACCCGGTGCAGGTGCGCCGGATCTTTGAGATCTTGATCGAGATGAGCGAGGAACGGCAGCGCGAATGGAGCGGGGAAGGGAATTTGCCGTGA
- a CDS encoding 2-amino-3,7-dideoxy-D-threo-hept-6-ulosonate synthase gives MIGKAIRLERIMDRNTGRTVIVPMDHGFTLGQIEGLRRMPETVAAVSDGGANAIVMHKGMVRAGHRGHGRDIGLVVHLSASTSLNPDPDDKVLVCTVEEAVSLGADAVSVHINLGAPHESRMIEAAGEVSRECARWGMPLLAMVYPRGVGIDPRDPAAVGHCVRVAEELGADLVKTTYTGDPATFVEITAASSIPVLIAGGEKAGDLATLQAIHDAIDAGASGVCIGRNAFQRDDPKAFVRAICQVVHSRLDPAAALEER, from the coding sequence ATGATTGGAAAAGCGATACGACTCGAACGTATCATGGACCGCAACACCGGAAGGACCGTCATCGTCCCGATGGACCACGGGTTCACCCTCGGCCAGATCGAGGGGCTGCGCCGGATGCCCGAGACCGTCGCTGCGGTCAGCGACGGCGGGGCGAATGCGATCGTCATGCACAAGGGAATGGTCAGGGCAGGTCACCGCGGCCACGGTAGGGACATCGGGCTCGTCGTCCATCTTTCGGCCTCCACCTCGCTCAACCCCGACCCAGACGACAAGGTGCTCGTCTGCACCGTCGAGGAAGCCGTCTCCCTGGGGGCGGACGCCGTCTCGGTCCACATCAACCTGGGGGCCCCGCACGAGTCGAGGATGATCGAGGCCGCGGGCGAAGTCTCCCGCGAGTGCGCCAGATGGGGCATGCCGCTCCTCGCGATGGTCTACCCACGGGGCGTCGGCATCGACCCCAGGGACCCCGCCGCCGTAGGCCACTGCGTCAGGGTGGCCGAAGAACTCGGGGCCGACCTGGTCAAGACCACCTACACCGGCGACCCGGCGACCTTCGTGGAGATCACCGCGGCGAGTTCGATCCCGGTCCTCATTGCCGGCGGGGAGAAGGCCGGTGACCTCGCCACCCTCCAGGCGATCCACGACGCCATCGACGCCGGGGCGTCAGGGGTCTGTATCGGGCGCAACGCCTTCCAGCGCGACGACCCGAAGGCCTTTGTCCGCGCCATCTGCCAGGTCGTCCACTCGCGCCTCGACCCTGCAGCCGCCCTGGAGGAGCGATGA
- a CDS encoding U32 family peptidase, translated as MHTKPKAMPELLAPAGSWEALCAAVAAGADAVYLGGTHFSARRYAANFDDAAIEEAVAYAHARGVRVYVTVNTLLHDAELQAAVRYLLFLYEIGVDAVLVQDVGLLRLARTLVPDLPLHASTQMTITSEEGVRWAAAHGIERVVLARELPLHEVEGMRAAVEETGIGLEVFLHGALCYAYSGQCLLSSVIGGRSGNRGACAQPCRKAYTLLRGDLDTYGRPVGLRPVRLPDRYRLSTRDICLYPALEEVVRAPVASLKIEGRMKTPAYVATVVSVYRRALDSLAAGRSLPDPAAAERDLALAFTRGFTQGYLCGERHRGVIGPERPDNRGVALGTVTAFSSPRMEATVALAESDLVPQSGDGLAVRWPGGEFGLVVHGTPRVRDGTLRLRLPRPAPLGAEIAVTRRSALEAQATEIVRAGRQRLRVDATVTWEADGTPVVAGICTPPRGECVAFHVRADEPMGLARTRPLSADRIREHLVRTGGTQFFIGRLDLQYPGGLFAPASYLNTLRRDMLAAAESALVYAARPPAGTVEAAYERLAALLPDLETNVTPAPTVRPALAVITDTLEGVAAAADAGADLICFEPTLPACRLETFEEAVRAAADHPVVWKWPRIVTRAFLNRALPLLPAVHAAGIAGVMVEGHGCADAVRLIVPEMPLYGGIGLNIWNHVAVEAYADFALLTLSPELSGDEVRDLAARRPTGSPALGLLVQGTVEAAVTEDCPPATALGCPAGCGGKAWGLKDERGMVFPLRNAGACRTAIGNPVETCLLDYLPDLASAGVVTFIIDARWRGPAYAGEMTGIYREALAADWSRRADLAPLKKEIKARALGGITSASYLYGTRDRSKKEGRR; from the coding sequence ATGCACACGAAACCCAAAGCGATGCCCGAACTTCTTGCCCCTGCCGGCTCATGGGAGGCCCTTTGTGCCGCGGTCGCGGCCGGAGCCGATGCAGTGTACCTCGGCGGGACACATTTCTCGGCGCGCCGGTACGCTGCCAACTTCGACGATGCCGCCATCGAGGAGGCGGTGGCCTATGCCCATGCCCGCGGCGTGCGGGTCTATGTGACCGTCAACACCCTTCTTCACGACGCCGAACTCCAGGCGGCGGTGAGGTATCTCCTCTTCCTGTACGAGATAGGGGTCGACGCCGTCCTGGTCCAGGACGTCGGGCTCCTCAGACTTGCGAGGACACTCGTCCCCGACCTCCCTCTCCATGCCTCGACGCAGATGACCATCACCAGCGAGGAGGGGGTGCGCTGGGCGGCAGCGCACGGGATCGAGCGGGTCGTCCTGGCCCGTGAACTCCCGCTCCACGAGGTGGAAGGGATGCGGGCCGCGGTCGAGGAGACCGGGATCGGCCTGGAGGTCTTCCTCCACGGTGCCCTCTGTTATGCCTATTCTGGCCAGTGCCTCCTCTCATCGGTGATCGGTGGACGGAGCGGGAACAGGGGCGCCTGCGCCCAGCCGTGCCGCAAAGCCTACACCCTGCTGAGGGGCGACCTGGACACCTATGGCCGCCCGGTCGGGCTCAGGCCAGTCAGGCTCCCTGACAGGTACCGTCTCTCCACGCGCGACATCTGCCTGTACCCGGCCCTTGAGGAGGTCGTCCGTGCGCCAGTCGCCTCGCTCAAGATCGAGGGGCGGATGAAGACCCCGGCCTATGTGGCCACCGTCGTCTCGGTCTACCGGCGTGCCCTCGACTCCCTGGCCGCGGGCCGATCCCTCCCCGACCCTGCTGCGGCAGAGCGCGACCTTGCTCTCGCCTTCACCCGCGGGTTTACTCAGGGCTATCTCTGCGGCGAGCGGCACCGCGGGGTGATCGGGCCAGAGCGCCCTGACAACCGCGGGGTGGCCCTCGGCACGGTCACTGCTTTCTCGAGCCCGCGGATGGAGGCGACTGTCGCTCTTGCCGAAAGCGACCTCGTCCCCCAAAGTGGCGACGGGCTCGCGGTGAGGTGGCCTGGCGGAGAGTTCGGACTCGTAGTGCATGGGACACCGCGGGTGCGGGATGGCACCCTCAGGCTCAGGCTCCCGCGCCCTGCCCCTCTCGGTGCCGAGATCGCGGTCACCCGCCGGTCCGCCCTGGAAGCGCAGGCCACCGAAATCGTCCGTGCCGGGCGGCAACGCCTCAGGGTTGACGCCACCGTTACCTGGGAGGCGGATGGTACCCCGGTGGTAGCCGGGATCTGCACCCCACCCCGCGGGGAATGCGTCGCGTTCCATGTTCGCGCCGACGAACCGATGGGCCTGGCCAGGACCAGGCCGCTCAGTGCCGACAGGATCAGGGAGCATCTGGTCAGGACCGGCGGCACCCAGTTCTTCATTGGCCGCCTCGACCTCCAGTACCCCGGCGGCCTCTTCGCCCCTGCCTCCTACCTCAACACCCTCAGGCGGGACATGCTCGCCGCCGCCGAGTCGGCCCTCGTCTATGCCGCCCGCCCGCCTGCCGGAACGGTCGAGGCCGCCTACGAGCGCCTTGCCGCCCTCCTCCCTGACCTGGAGACAAACGTCACTCCCGCCCCGACAGTGCGCCCCGCCCTTGCGGTGATAACCGACACCCTTGAGGGGGTGGCCGCGGCCGCCGACGCCGGTGCCGACCTGATCTGCTTTGAACCAACGCTGCCGGCATGCCGCCTTGAGACCTTTGAGGAGGCGGTTAGGGCCGCCGCCGACCACCCTGTGGTCTGGAAATGGCCTCGGATCGTCACCCGCGCCTTCCTGAACCGCGCCCTCCCCTTGCTCCCTGCCGTCCATGCCGCCGGGATCGCCGGGGTGATGGTCGAGGGGCACGGGTGCGCCGACGCCGTGCGCCTGATCGTGCCCGAGATGCCCCTCTACGGGGGTATCGGGCTGAACATCTGGAACCACGTCGCCGTCGAGGCCTATGCCGACTTCGCCCTCCTCACCCTCTCGCCAGAACTCTCAGGCGACGAGGTCCGTGATCTCGCCGCCCGCCGCCCGACCGGTTCGCCGGCCCTGGGCCTCCTCGTGCAGGGGACCGTCGAGGCGGCGGTCACCGAGGACTGCCCGCCGGCCACTGCTCTTGGATGCCCGGCAGGGTGCGGTGGGAAGGCCTGGGGCCTCAAGGACGAACGAGGCATGGTCTTCCCGCTCAGGAACGCCGGCGCATGCCGGACTGCGATCGGCAACCCCGTCGAGACCTGTCTCCTCGACTACCTCCCTGACCTTGCCAGTGCAGGGGTGGTGACCTTCATCATCGACGCACGGTGGCGCGGCCCAGCCTATGCAGGGGAGATGACCGGGATCTATCGCGAGGCGCTTGCCGCCGACTGGTCCCGCCGTGCCGACCTCGCTCCCCTCAAAAAAGAGATCAAAGCACGTGCCCTCGGCGGGATCACCTCCGCCTCCTATCTTTACGGCACCAGGGACAGATCAAAAAAAGAGGGTCGTCGATAG
- a CDS encoding carboxymuconolactone decarboxylase family protein: MTDIDTYVRQLAQTRKDLEGFDPDAWNAFSSLVKTTSKRGALPEKVKEIIMVALGVADHCQFCIGVHTKKAIEAGATRQEIMEGAMMAIPMGGGPSMAFMRHVIDACDEYGAR, from the coding sequence ATGACCGACATAGACACCTACGTACGCCAACTGGCCCAGACGCGCAAAGACCTGGAGGGCTTCGATCCCGATGCCTGGAATGCCTTCTCCTCCTTGGTCAAGACCACCTCAAAGAGAGGGGCGCTCCCTGAAAAGGTCAAGGAGATCATCATGGTCGCCCTCGGCGTCGCCGACCACTGCCAGTTCTGCATCGGCGTCCACACGAAGAAAGCCATCGAGGCCGGGGCGACGCGCCAGGAGATCATGGAAGGTGCCATGATGGCCATCCCGATGGGCGGCGGACCGTCGATGGCTTTTATGCGCCATGTGATCGACGCCTGCGATGAATATGGAGCCAGGTAA
- a CDS encoding 2-amino-3,7-dideoxy-D-threo-hept-6-ulosonate synthase, translated as MRGKQIRMERIMDRNTGRTIIVPMDHGVTAGPMNGLIDMGRTVDCIAEGGANAVLGHLGLALYGHRRWGRDIGLILHLSASTTLGPDPNEKVLVNTVTNALKMGADAVSVHVNIGAGSEARMLEDLGKVAVECMEWGMPLLAMMYPRGPSIEDERGVEAVALAARAGAELGADLIKTVYTGDPDTFREVTRGCPVPVVVAGGSKTGEAATLAMIEGAIEGGAAGISIGRNVFGHPHPAQFLRAAAAVVHQGRSAEEAMEMMEL; from the coding sequence ATGAGAGGAAAACAGATTAGGATGGAACGTATTATGGATCGTAACACCGGACGGACGATCATCGTCCCGATGGACCACGGTGTTACGGCCGGGCCCATGAACGGGCTCATCGATATGGGACGGACCGTCGACTGCATTGCGGAAGGGGGGGCCAACGCCGTGCTTGGCCACCTGGGGCTTGCGCTGTACGGTCACCGCCGGTGGGGGCGGGACATCGGGCTCATCCTCCACCTCTCGGCCTCGACCACGCTCGGGCCCGACCCGAACGAGAAGGTGCTCGTCAACACCGTCACCAACGCCCTGAAGATGGGCGCCGACGCCGTCTCGGTCCATGTGAATATCGGGGCCGGGTCGGAGGCCAGGATGCTCGAAGACCTCGGGAAGGTCGCGGTCGAGTGCATGGAATGGGGGATGCCGCTCCTTGCCATGATGTACCCCAGAGGGCCGTCGATCGAGGACGAACGCGGGGTGGAGGCCGTCGCCCTCGCCGCGAGGGCTGGGGCCGAACTGGGCGCCGATCTGATCAAGACGGTGTACACCGGCGACCCCGACACCTTCAGGGAGGTGACGCGGGGGTGCCCGGTGCCGGTGGTCGTGGCCGGCGGGTCGAAGACCGGCGAGGCGGCGACCCTCGCCATGATCGAAGGTGCCATAGAGGGCGGGGCCGCCGGGATCTCGATCGGGCGCAATGTCTTCGGCCACCCGCACCCGGCCCAGTTCCTGAGGGCGGCGGCCGCGGTCGTCCACCAGGGACGGAGTGCCGAGGAAGCAATGGAGATGATGGAATTATGA
- a CDS encoding flavodoxin family protein, which yields MVLHVLAIAGSPRRHGNSETLLDWVTAAMQAEGKGGIEVEKVPLNKVTVGPCRGCNACERLNRCVQRDDLDWLGQKLLDADCVILAAPIYCMGICAQAKALIDRAQVFRSRKYVLHLPVVPPERKGKRLGVFLSTAGQTWEHVFDAAVPSVKCFYHVMEIRDVDISYLMVKGVDHAGEVKEHPTAAAEASALGVTLVRELRERFGDDC from the coding sequence ATGGTGCTCCATGTCCTTGCCATCGCCGGCAGTCCGCGCCGGCATGGCAACTCTGAGACTCTCCTCGACTGGGTGACCGCCGCCATGCAGGCCGAAGGAAAGGGCGGGATCGAGGTCGAGAAGGTTCCCCTCAACAAAGTGACAGTCGGACCGTGCCGGGGGTGCAATGCCTGCGAGCGGTTGAACCGGTGCGTGCAGCGCGACGACCTTGACTGGCTCGGGCAAAAACTCCTGGACGCCGACTGTGTCATTCTTGCCGCCCCGATCTACTGTATGGGCATCTGCGCCCAGGCCAAGGCGCTCATCGACCGGGCGCAGGTCTTTCGGTCGCGCAAATATGTCCTCCACCTGCCAGTCGTCCCGCCCGAGCGGAAGGGCAAACGGCTCGGGGTCTTTCTCTCGACGGCAGGGCAGACCTGGGAGCATGTCTTCGATGCAGCGGTGCCAAGCGTGAAATGTTTTTATCATGTGATGGAGATCAGGGACGTCGATATCTCGTACCTGATGGTAAAGGGGGTCGACCATGCCGGCGAGGTGAAGGAACACCCGACGGCCGCAGCCGAGGCGTCGGCGTTGGGAGTGACCCTGGTCAGGGAACTGAGGGAGCGGTTCGGCGATGACTGTTAA